A stretch of the Marinomonas maritima genome encodes the following:
- a CDS encoding P-loop NTPase fold protein: MSDTKTEAFAGCAAGNNRKELAERFTQYLKGRDTKDNVYVVNLNGVWGTGKTFFVTNSPIIQAVQ; encoded by the coding sequence ATGAGCGATACCAAAACTGAAGCCTTTGCCGGTTGCGCGGCAGGGAATAATCGAAAAGAACTCGCGGAGCGTTTTACTCAATATTTAAAAGGGCGCGACACAAAAGATAATGTCTATGTTGTAAACCTCAATGGCGTGTGGGGAACAGGGAAAACTTTCTTTGTTACGAATTCACCAATTATACAAGCAGTTCAATAG
- a CDS encoding sulfite exporter TauE/SafE family protein produces MENLIWWQYALIGAIFIWSGFVRSGLGFGGAVLALPFLLLVKNDPLLFLPIISVHLLVFSSWIAWQGAKKTKQQAILAAEQGKAPKEEQGNIAWGYLKKALGIMIVPKLIGVFGLLTLPGNIVTGVIFVIVSVFAVSYILNKPFYTNNKFLDTIFLMLGGYVSGTSLIGAPLIVSVFATKVPRHQLRDTLFVLWFILVMIKMVSFLIAGIDLQLIHQLWLLPCALLGHVFGQKLHNRIQKAETPVFFQFVGWALLIVCGFGLYSTFML; encoded by the coding sequence ATGGAAAACTTAATCTGGTGGCAATATGCCTTAATTGGCGCCATTTTTATTTGGAGCGGCTTTGTTCGCAGTGGCTTAGGATTTGGCGGTGCCGTGCTTGCTTTGCCCTTCCTATTACTAGTGAAAAACGACCCGTTATTATTCTTACCGATCATTTCCGTGCATTTGCTCGTATTTTCGAGCTGGATTGCTTGGCAAGGAGCGAAAAAGACCAAACAGCAAGCCATCCTCGCCGCAGAGCAAGGTAAAGCGCCGAAAGAAGAGCAGGGCAACATTGCATGGGGTTACTTAAAAAAAGCCCTCGGCATCATGATTGTGCCCAAACTGATTGGCGTATTTGGTTTATTGACCTTACCGGGCAACATCGTCACCGGCGTGATTTTTGTCATCGTCTCCGTATTCGCCGTGTCTTATATCCTCAATAAACCGTTTTATACCAACAACAAATTCCTCGACACCATCTTCCTTATGCTCGGCGGCTACGTCAGCGGCACCTCCTTAATTGGCGCTCCGCTCATCGTCTCCGTCTTCGCCACCAAAGTACCGCGTCACCAACTTCGCGATACTCTGTTTGTGCTCTGGTTCATTCTCGTGATGATCAAAATGGTGTCTTTCCTCATCGCTGGCATCGACCTACAACTTATTCATCAGCTTTGGTTATTACCATGCGCCTTACTGGGCCATGTGTTTGGGCAAAAGCTCCACAACCGCATTCAAAAAGCCGAAACACCCGTCTTCTTTCAATTCGTCGGCTGGGCGCTACTCATCGTTTGTGGATTTGGCTTGTATTCAACGTTTATGCTTTAG
- a CDS encoding LysR family transcriptional regulator: protein MLDDLKIFITTANKSSFTAAAQHLDMTIATVSRRISALEEKLGCQLLHRSTKGLTLTPVGESYYQECAEFIEALDQRISNLDQTLNSLKGSVKVLAPVNLGSGLLNAFWQDFVKRYPDIELNIELSNTLQDIRDTRADIALRSGNQPSSSLIQKRLGHIVPILVISPQVQFPLPESIDALQHAPSIASNVCPDWLLTNDKGEIHPLKKEHQHISNDMNITLNLAKAGAGVALMPMSMVYDALEKGELIRVLPEWRGQNREIFFVWPYRRSLSARAKLLRDELTQFLKQQTWFHPSP, encoded by the coding sequence ATGCTAGATGATCTAAAAATTTTTATCACCACTGCTAATAAAAGCAGTTTCACTGCTGCTGCACAGCATCTTGATATGACCATCGCGACGGTATCTCGTCGTATCAGCGCCCTCGAAGAGAAATTAGGATGCCAGTTATTACATCGTTCAACAAAAGGGCTAACGCTCACGCCTGTGGGGGAAAGTTACTATCAAGAATGTGCTGAATTTATCGAAGCCTTAGACCAGCGTATTTCCAACCTAGATCAAACTCTCAACAGTTTAAAAGGCAGCGTAAAGGTATTGGCTCCGGTAAACCTGGGCAGTGGACTACTGAATGCATTTTGGCAAGATTTTGTAAAACGATATCCAGATATTGAATTAAATATAGAACTGAGCAATACGCTACAAGACATAAGAGACACTCGTGCAGACATCGCTTTACGCTCTGGGAATCAACCTAGCTCTTCATTGATTCAAAAACGTCTTGGACACATTGTTCCAATTTTAGTCATATCACCCCAAGTGCAATTCCCTCTACCTGAGTCGATAGACGCCTTACAACACGCTCCAAGTATCGCGTCCAACGTGTGCCCCGATTGGTTACTAACGAATGACAAAGGTGAAATACACCCGCTGAAAAAAGAACACCAACACATCAGTAACGATATGAATATCACACTCAACCTTGCCAAAGCTGGCGCAGGGGTTGCATTAATGCCCATGAGCATGGTGTATGACGCACTTGAAAAAGGTGAGTTGATTCGAGTATTACCAGAATGGCGTGGTCAAAATAGAGAGATTTTTTTCGTCTGGCCTTATCGACGTAGCTTGTCAGCCAGAGCCAAGTTATTGAGAGATGAGTTAACTCAATTTCTTAAACAACAAACTTGGTTTCACCCAAGCCCTTAG
- a CDS encoding DUF2798 domain-containing protein, whose protein sequence is MKHRIIFAIFMSFTLSLFMSAWITYLNIGIRSDFVTFWMGAWALGWPAAGIISFIAGPFLHSLAHKIASKV, encoded by the coding sequence ATGAAACATAGAATTATTTTTGCAATATTTATGTCGTTTACACTGTCGTTGTTTATGTCCGCGTGGATTACGTATTTGAACATTGGTATTAGATCAGACTTTGTTACGTTTTGGATGGGGGCTTGGGCATTGGGATGGCCTGCTGCAGGTATTATCTCTTTTATTGCTGGGCCATTTTTACACAGTTTGGCTCATAAAATTGCCAGTAAGGTTTAA
- a CDS encoding alanine/glycine:cation symporter family protein: protein MAAIIDFLNTIFWGYILIYGLLAVGVYFTLRLGFIQIRHFPEFIRTVLKAPQSDRGGISPFQALCTSLASRVGTGNMTGVAVALFLGGPGAIFWMWVVAVIGMATAYAESTLAQLYKMRDQNGQLRGGPAFYISKGLKAPWAGAVFSLALILAFGLVFNAVQANSIAGAMEGAFGIDTNVTGLVIMALAAIVIFGGIKKIARFAEIVVPFMAVLYLLVALYVIFVNIDEVPAAFALIFKSAFGIEQAAGGVLGAMLNGIKRGLFSNEAGMGSAPNIAAVATPNPHHPSSQGMVQSLGVFIDTILICTATALMILLSGALGNGQTGITLTQTAVTTHIGSAGQYFVAVAIFFFAFTSIIGNYSYAENALTYLKWANKPGIFILRILALAMIPWGAYESVAMVFNVADAAMGLMATINLIAIMMLSGTVVKLTKDYFAQLKTHTPVFNSDDYPEVRDDIDLTVWDEKPQK, encoded by the coding sequence ATGGCCGCTATCATAGACTTTTTAAATACGATTTTCTGGGGCTACATCCTCATTTATGGCCTCCTAGCGGTGGGGGTATATTTCACATTGCGTTTAGGCTTTATCCAAATCCGCCATTTTCCAGAATTTATTCGCACCGTTCTTAAAGCACCGCAATCTGACCGTGGTGGAATTTCTCCTTTTCAAGCACTTTGTACAAGTCTTGCCTCCCGAGTTGGAACTGGCAACATGACCGGTGTGGCAGTCGCTTTATTCTTAGGAGGACCTGGTGCCATTTTTTGGATGTGGGTTGTTGCTGTAATTGGCATGGCGACGGCTTACGCTGAAAGCACGCTTGCACAGCTTTATAAAATGCGCGACCAAAATGGCCAATTGCGTGGCGGTCCGGCTTTTTATATCAGTAAAGGATTAAAAGCCCCTTGGGCTGGCGCGGTTTTCTCTCTGGCGCTTATTTTAGCCTTTGGCCTAGTCTTCAATGCGGTACAAGCAAATTCCATTGCGGGTGCTATGGAAGGCGCGTTTGGGATTGATACTAACGTAACAGGCTTGGTGATCATGGCATTAGCAGCGATTGTGATCTTCGGCGGTATCAAGAAAATCGCACGCTTTGCCGAAATAGTCGTGCCATTTATGGCCGTGCTGTATCTTTTGGTCGCGTTATACGTGATTTTCGTGAACATCGACGAAGTTCCTGCTGCGTTCGCACTCATCTTTAAAAGCGCATTTGGCATCGAACAAGCCGCTGGCGGTGTGTTAGGGGCAATGCTGAATGGTATAAAACGCGGTTTGTTCTCGAACGAAGCTGGTATGGGCTCAGCGCCAAACATCGCAGCCGTGGCCACACCCAACCCTCACCATCCATCATCACAGGGTATGGTTCAATCATTAGGTGTGTTCATTGACACCATCCTAATTTGTACTGCAACCGCCTTGATGATTCTACTTTCTGGTGCGTTAGGGAACGGTCAAACAGGAATCACCTTGACTCAAACCGCAGTGACAACACATATCGGCAGCGCAGGGCAGTATTTTGTGGCAGTGGCTATTTTCTTCTTTGCGTTCACCTCCATCATAGGTAACTACAGTTACGCAGAAAATGCACTGACGTATCTTAAATGGGCAAACAAACCGGGGATTTTCATTCTGCGCATTTTGGCACTCGCAATGATTCCATGGGGCGCATACGAAAGCGTAGCAATGGTATTTAATGTTGCCGACGCAGCAATGGGCTTAATGGCGACCATTAACCTGATTGCGATCATGATGCTGTCTGGCACCGTAGTGAAGTTAACCAAAGACTATTTTGCTCAGCTTAAAACCCATACACCAGTATTCAACTCAGACGACTACCCAGAAGTACGAGATGACATCGATCTAACCGTTTGGGACGAAAAACCTCAGAAATAA
- a CDS encoding pyridoxamine 5'-phosphate oxidase family protein — protein sequence MSDSLETALSKVKRGPNRAQYDKETAFNIMDASLMCHVGQTKDGQVFVTPTCHWREGDYFYWHAHSKARNVKGPIDEPEKVCINISQLDGLVMARSAMHHSVNYRSVTLFGVPELIDDKEEKVRQFKLFLDKVSPGRWEKLRPVNDIEIKATGLVRIKIEEASIKMRAEPPIDDPEDNDWPVWAGVIPLDKKWAKAEQDPIQTKDFALPTNPNAY from the coding sequence ATGAGCGACTCTCTCGAAACAGCATTAAGTAAAGTGAAGCGTGGGCCAAACCGCGCTCAATACGACAAAGAAACTGCGTTTAATATTATGGATGCGTCGTTAATGTGCCATGTTGGTCAAACGAAAGACGGACAAGTCTTTGTCACACCAACGTGCCACTGGCGCGAAGGCGACTACTTCTACTGGCACGCTCATTCCAAAGCACGTAACGTCAAAGGCCCAATCGACGAACCTGAAAAGGTGTGCATCAACATTTCCCAATTGGATGGTTTGGTCATGGCGCGTTCAGCGATGCACCATTCAGTAAACTATCGCTCCGTGACTTTATTTGGAGTTCCAGAACTGATTGATGATAAAGAAGAAAAAGTTCGTCAATTTAAACTATTTTTAGACAAAGTTAGCCCCGGCCGCTGGGAAAAATTACGCCCCGTCAATGACATAGAGATAAAAGCCACAGGCTTAGTTCGAATCAAAATAGAAGAAGCGTCAATCAAGATGCGAGCGGAACCGCCGATTGATGACCCAGAAGACAACGATTGGCCTGTTTGGGCTGGCGTCATTCCGTTAGACAAAAAATGGGCTAAGGCAGAGCAAGACCCGATTCAAACAAAAGACTTCGCCTTACCGACCAATCCAAACGCCTACTGA
- a CDS encoding GNAT family N-acetyltransferase translates to MINIRKAELEDLNSTVSIFEQYRHFYQCENNIALATNFIQTRIEQQESVIFIAEDSMQGNTVIGFVQLYPLFSSTGLKKLWLLNDLFVDANYRKQGIAEKLIENAKELAKQTSARGLVLETSASNLPAQALYKKIGFSKSQSFYYELDL, encoded by the coding sequence GTGATTAACATCCGCAAAGCAGAACTAGAAGACCTGAACTCTACTGTCTCGATATTTGAGCAATACAGACATTTTTATCAATGTGAAAATAATATCGCACTGGCAACGAACTTTATTCAAACTCGAATAGAACAACAAGAGTCTGTTATTTTCATTGCTGAGGACAGCATGCAAGGCAATACCGTGATTGGTTTTGTTCAACTCTACCCACTTTTTTCGTCAACAGGACTAAAAAAACTCTGGTTGCTAAATGACCTTTTTGTCGATGCAAATTATCGCAAACAAGGCATTGCAGAAAAGCTCATAGAAAACGCCAAAGAACTGGCGAAACAAACCAGCGCACGAGGTTTGGTACTAGAAACCTCTGCAAGCAACCTGCCCGCGCAAGCTCTGTATAAAAAAATTGGCTTTAGTAAAAGCCAAAGTTTTTATTACGAATTGGACCTTTAA